One stretch of Janibacter limosus DNA includes these proteins:
- a CDS encoding phosphoglycerate kinase, which translates to MKTLAELGDLRGKRVLVRSDLNVPLDGQTITDDGRIRASLPTITQLTQAGARVVVCAHLGRPKGAPDPQFSLAPVAARLGELLGTDVAFADDTVGESARSTVEALQDGQVALLENLRFNPGETSKDEAERGAFADQLAQLADAYVSDGFGVVHRAQASVYDIATRLPAAMGGLVQTEVDVLQRLTSDPERPYAVVLGGAKVSDKLGVIDNLLGTADRLLIGGGMVFTFLKAQGHEVGKSLLEEDQLATVTEYLERAERDGVEIILPTDVVAATEFSADAEHEVVAADAIPADRMGLDIGPDSAKHFADKLADCRTVFWNGPMGAFEMAPYASGTETVARALVEATKGGALTVVGGGDSAAAVRQLGFADSDFGHISTGGGASLEYLEGKELPGLSVFDGEEG; encoded by the coding sequence GTGAAGACCCTCGCTGAGCTCGGCGACCTGCGCGGCAAGCGCGTCCTCGTCCGCTCCGACCTCAACGTCCCGCTGGACGGCCAGACCATCACCGACGACGGTCGGATCCGCGCGTCGCTCCCCACGATCACGCAGCTGACGCAGGCGGGGGCGCGCGTCGTCGTCTGCGCGCACCTCGGGCGGCCCAAGGGAGCACCCGACCCGCAGTTCTCGCTGGCGCCGGTCGCGGCCCGTCTCGGTGAGCTCCTCGGCACGGACGTCGCCTTCGCCGACGACACCGTCGGGGAGTCGGCCCGGTCCACGGTCGAGGCGCTGCAGGACGGGCAGGTCGCGCTGCTGGAGAACCTGCGCTTCAACCCCGGCGAGACGAGCAAGGACGAGGCCGAGCGGGGCGCCTTCGCCGACCAGCTGGCGCAGCTCGCGGACGCCTACGTGTCCGACGGCTTCGGGGTGGTGCACCGGGCGCAGGCATCCGTCTACGACATCGCCACCCGGCTGCCGGCCGCGATGGGTGGCCTGGTGCAGACCGAGGTGGACGTCCTGCAGCGTCTGACGAGCGACCCGGAGCGTCCCTATGCCGTGGTCCTCGGCGGCGCCAAGGTCAGCGACAAGCTGGGCGTCATCGACAACCTCCTCGGCACCGCCGACCGGCTGCTCATCGGTGGCGGCATGGTCTTCACCTTCCTCAAGGCCCAGGGGCACGAGGTGGGCAAGAGCCTGCTCGAGGAGGACCAGCTCGCCACGGTGACGGAGTACCTCGAGCGGGCCGAGCGCGACGGCGTCGAGATCATCCTCCCGACCGATGTCGTGGCCGCCACGGAGTTCTCCGCGGACGCGGAGCACGAGGTCGTCGCCGCTGATGCGATCCCGGCCGACCGGATGGGCCTGGACATCGGCCCCGACTCGGCCAAGCACTTCGCCGACAAGCTCGCCGACTGCCGGACCGTCTTCTGGAACGGACCGATGGGGGCCTTCGAGATGGCTCCCTACGCGTCCGGGACCGAGACCGTGGCCCGTGCCCTCGTCGAGGCGACGAAGGGAGGAGCCCTCACCGTCGTCGGTGGTGGCGACTCGGCCGCCGCGGTGCGCCAGCTCGGCTTCGCCGACAGCGACTTCGGCCACATCAGTACCGGTGGCGGTGCCAGCCTCGAGTACCTCGAGGGCAAGGAGCTCCCGGGTCTGTCCGTCTTCGATGGTGAGGAGGGCTGA
- the tpiA gene encoding triose-phosphate isomerase: MAQARTPLMAGNWKMNLDHRQGTHLVQKLDWTLRDAKHDMASVEVVVVPPFTDLRSVQTLVEGDRLALRYGAQDLSPHDEGAYTGDISGAFLAKLGCTYVVVGHSERRDGHGESDELVASKAVAAYRHGLVPIVCVGEGLEVRQAGEHVAHVLAQVEGSLAGITPEQAQTVVVAYEPVWAIGTGEVATPEDAQEVCAAIRGKLAELYSVETADKVRVLYGGSVKSGNVASIMAGADVDGALVGGASLQPEEFAAICRYQQHLTA, from the coding sequence ATGGCCCAGGCACGCACCCCGCTCATGGCGGGCAACTGGAAGATGAACCTCGACCACCGCCAGGGCACCCACCTGGTGCAAAAGCTCGACTGGACGCTGCGCGATGCCAAGCACGACATGGCCAGCGTCGAGGTCGTCGTGGTTCCCCCCTTCACCGATCTGCGCTCGGTCCAGACCCTCGTCGAGGGCGACCGGCTCGCGCTGCGCTACGGCGCCCAGGACCTCAGCCCCCACGACGAGGGCGCGTACACCGGTGACATCTCGGGTGCCTTCCTCGCCAAGCTGGGCTGCACCTATGTCGTGGTCGGTCACAGCGAGCGACGTGACGGGCACGGCGAGAGCGACGAGCTCGTCGCGAGCAAGGCCGTGGCGGCCTACCGCCACGGGCTCGTGCCGATCGTCTGCGTGGGCGAGGGCCTCGAGGTGCGACAGGCCGGCGAGCACGTCGCCCACGTCCTGGCGCAGGTCGAGGGAAGCCTGGCGGGCATCACGCCGGAGCAGGCGCAGACCGTCGTCGTCGCCTACGAGCCCGTGTGGGCCATCGGCACCGGTGAGGTCGCGACGCCCGAGGACGCGCAGGAGGTCTGTGCGGCGATCCGCGGGAAGCTGGCAGAGCTCTACTCGGTCGAGACGGCGGACAAGGTCCGGGTCCTGTACGGCGGCTCGGTGAAGTCCGGCAACGTCGCCTCGATCATGGCCGGCGCCGATGTCGACGGGGCCCTGGTCGGCGGGGCGTCGCTCCAGCCCGAGGAGTTCGCCGCGATCTGCCGCTACCAACAGCACCTCACCGCCTGA
- the secG gene encoding preprotein translocase subunit SecG yields MNAVRIGLQVILVITGLILTLLILMHKGKGGGMSDMFGGGMSASLGSSSVAERNLSRFTVVMGLIWFTAVVGIGLIDRFDA; encoded by the coding sequence GTGAACGCCGTCCGCATCGGACTGCAGGTGATCCTCGTGATCACCGGCTTGATCCTCACCCTGCTCATCCTCATGCACAAGGGGAAGGGCGGTGGCATGTCCGACATGTTCGGGGGCGGCATGTCCGCGTCCTTGGGCAGCTCCTCCGTCGCCGAGCGCAACCTCTCGAGGTTCACCGTGGTCATGGGCCTGATCTGGTTCACGGCCGTCGTCGGCATCGGCCTCATCGACCGCTTCGACGCCTGA
- a CDS encoding RNA polymerase-binding protein RbpA, with translation MAGGSAIRGSRIGAGPMGEAERGDAAPRVFVTYWCANGHEVTPSFSVDDSVEIPQEWRCQRCGLPAGQDKDNPPAAPTAEVYKTHLAYVKERRSETEGDAILEERLGELRDRGLIQ, from the coding sequence ATGGCAGGTGGCAGCGCGATCCGCGGCAGCCGTATCGGGGCCGGACCCATGGGCGAGGCCGAGCGCGGCGACGCGGCCCCGCGGGTCTTCGTGACCTACTGGTGCGCCAACGGCCACGAGGTCACGCCGTCCTTCTCCGTCGACGACAGCGTCGAGATCCCGCAGGAGTGGCGCTGCCAGCGCTGCGGACTCCCCGCAGGGCAGGACAAGGACAACCCGCCCGCCGCTCCGACGGCTGAGGTCTACAAGACCCACCTCGCCTACGTCAAGGAGCGTCGCTCCGAGACCGAGGGCGACGCCATCCTCGAGGAGCGACTGGGCGAGCTGCGTGACCGCGGCCTGATCCAGTGA
- the pgl gene encoding 6-phosphogluconolactonase, translated as MSGAAPLVLRHPDAASVAAMTAGRLLAAVQDAVVERGVAHVALTGGSMGSALVGALAEHRQRGVVDWSRVHVWWGDERYLPAGDDDRNDTQNDRAGLTSLGLVPEHVHRVAGPDTSASAEESAAAYERALREHGSGLWDVVLLGVGPDGHVASLFPGHPAQLRDDALVVAVHDSPKPPPVRVSITIDCLSNSRGVWFVVSGGDKADAVARGVAGAPAAESSAAQVRGLERTLWLVDEPAAARLV; from the coding sequence ATGAGCGGGGCGGCCCCGCTGGTCCTGCGCCACCCTGACGCAGCGAGCGTGGCCGCCATGACGGCCGGCCGGTTGCTTGCGGCCGTCCAGGATGCCGTCGTCGAGCGGGGCGTCGCCCACGTGGCACTGACCGGTGGCTCGATGGGGTCGGCCCTGGTCGGCGCGCTGGCAGAGCACCGCCAGCGAGGCGTCGTGGACTGGTCCCGCGTCCACGTCTGGTGGGGCGACGAGCGGTACCTGCCGGCCGGCGACGACGACCGCAACGACACCCAGAACGACCGTGCCGGCCTGACCTCCCTCGGCCTGGTGCCGGAGCACGTGCACCGGGTCGCCGGACCCGACACCTCGGCATCCGCGGAGGAGTCGGCCGCTGCCTACGAGCGGGCGCTGCGGGAGCACGGGTCCGGGCTGTGGGACGTCGTCCTGCTCGGCGTGGGCCCTGACGGGCACGTCGCCTCCCTCTTCCCCGGGCACCCAGCGCAGCTGCGCGACGACGCCCTCGTCGTCGCGGTGCACGACTCCCCCAAGCCGCCGCCCGTGCGCGTGTCGATCACGATCGACTGCCTGTCCAACTCGCGTGGGGTCTGGTTCGTCGTGTCCGGTGGGGACAAGGCCGATGCCGTGGCCCGAGGCGTCGCCGGGGCACCGGCCGCCGAGAGCAGCGCGGCACAGGTCCGGGGCCTCGAGCGCACCCTCTGGCTGGTCGACGAGCCCGCCGCCGCCCGCCTGGTCTGA
- a CDS encoding glucose-6-phosphate dehydrogenase assembly protein OpcA: MIVDLPNASTSAVNQRLIEIREDVGAMALSRVLTLVVVVPEDDAEAALAVANSASHQHPARIICVIIANPRGKARLDAQIRVGGDAGASEVVVLRLFGELTRHARSVVTPLMLPDSPVVAWWPTETPKDPAADPVGAMAQRRVTDCAAAEGISATLKRLARTYAPGDTDLAWSRITLWRGLLATTLDQAPFEQVTAATVVGGEDSPSADLLAGWLQHRLRCPVSLVRSRTGSGLVSVRLERGSGPIDLVRPLSDDTATLDQAGQPRRAIALAPRSDAECLADELRRLDPDEVYEDALTRGLPKVTRRRMTMTDAVEDGLVPSPSDARRVAEKLSETSKKALRSAMVEAAPEEASSSADAVKSAVLDRLDSADPS, translated from the coding sequence GTGATCGTCGACCTGCCCAACGCCAGCACCTCCGCCGTCAACCAGCGGCTGATCGAGATCCGTGAGGACGTGGGGGCCATGGCCCTCAGCCGCGTGCTCACCCTCGTGGTCGTCGTCCCCGAGGACGACGCCGAGGCGGCGCTGGCGGTCGCCAACTCGGCGAGCCACCAGCATCCGGCGCGGATCATCTGCGTGATCATCGCCAACCCGCGCGGCAAGGCTCGTCTCGATGCCCAGATCAGGGTCGGGGGCGATGCCGGGGCGTCCGAGGTGGTCGTCCTGCGGCTCTTCGGCGAGCTGACCCGGCACGCGCGCAGCGTCGTGACGCCACTCATGCTGCCCGACTCGCCGGTGGTCGCCTGGTGGCCCACCGAGACGCCCAAGGACCCCGCGGCGGACCCCGTGGGGGCCATGGCACAACGTCGGGTCACCGACTGCGCTGCGGCAGAAGGCATCTCGGCGACACTCAAGCGGCTGGCCCGCACCTACGCACCGGGTGACACCGATCTCGCGTGGAGCCGGATCACGCTGTGGCGTGGGCTGCTCGCGACGACGCTCGACCAGGCGCCCTTCGAGCAGGTCACCGCCGCGACGGTCGTCGGCGGTGAGGACTCCCCCTCGGCCGACCTGCTCGCCGGGTGGCTGCAGCACCGCTTGCGCTGCCCGGTCTCCCTCGTGCGCTCACGCACGGGCTCCGGGCTGGTCAGCGTGCGTCTGGAGCGAGGCTCCGGGCCGATCGACCTCGTGCGACCGCTCTCCGACGACACGGCGACGCTCGATCAGGCCGGCCAGCCACGTCGGGCCATCGCTCTGGCACCGCGCTCCGATGCCGAGTGCCTTGCCGACGAGCTGCGCCGCCTGGACCCCGACGAGGTCTACGAGGACGCCCTCACCCGAGGCCTGCCCAAGGTCACGCGGCGTCGGATGACGATGACCGATGCGGTGGAGGACGGGCTGGTCCCCTCCCCCAGTGATGCCCGGCGCGTGGCCGAGAAGCTCTCGGAGACCTCCAAGAAGGCCCTGCGCAGCGCCATGGTGGAGGCCGCACCCGAGGAGGCCAGCTCCAGCGCCGATGCGGTCAAGTCGGCCGTGCTCGACCGACTCGACTCGGCGGATCCGTCATGA
- the zwf gene encoding glucose-6-phosphate dehydrogenase, with protein MSPARVTAETNPLRDPRDKRLPRIAGPCSLVLFGVTGDLARKKLMPAIYDLANRGLLPPGFSLVGFARRDWADQDFGKVVYDAVREHARTPFREEVWRSLSEGFRFVPGTFDDDDAFDLLAQTVQELDEQRGTGGNHAFYLSIPPGFFSTVCQQLQRSGLATATEDSWRRVVIEKPFGHDLVSAQELNAIVEEVFPPDAIFRIDHYLGKETVQNLLALRFANQMFEPVWNSHYVDHVQITMAEDIGIGGRAGYYDGIGAARDVIQNHLLQLLALTAMEEPTSFAAGSLRTEKEKVLEAVRVPDDLGRGTVRGQYAAGWQGGDKVIGYLDEDGVAADSTTETYAALRLDIETRRWAGVPFYLRTGKRLGRRVTEIAVVFKRAPHLPFTDTETEELGQNAVVIRVQPDEGVTMRFGAKVPGNQMEVRDVTMDFGYGRAFTESSPEAYERLILDVLLGDPPLFPRHEEVELSWKILDPIERYWSKQKGPVEQYGAGTWGPPSADAMMQRDGRTWRMP; from the coding sequence ATGAGCCCGGCCCGCGTCACCGCCGAGACCAACCCGCTGCGTGACCCGCGCGACAAGCGCCTGCCGCGCATCGCCGGCCCGTGCAGCCTCGTCCTCTTCGGGGTGACGGGCGATCTCGCCCGCAAGAAGCTCATGCCGGCGATCTACGACCTGGCCAACCGCGGCCTGCTGCCGCCGGGCTTCTCCCTCGTCGGCTTCGCCCGGCGGGACTGGGCCGACCAGGACTTCGGCAAGGTCGTCTACGACGCCGTGCGCGAGCACGCGCGCACCCCCTTCCGCGAGGAGGTGTGGCGCAGCCTCTCGGAGGGATTCCGCTTCGTGCCGGGCACCTTCGACGACGACGACGCCTTCGACCTGCTGGCCCAGACCGTCCAGGAGCTCGACGAGCAGCGCGGGACGGGAGGCAACCACGCCTTCTACCTGTCCATCCCCCCGGGGTTCTTCTCCACCGTCTGCCAGCAGCTGCAGAGGTCGGGGCTGGCGACGGCGACGGAGGACTCGTGGCGTCGGGTCGTCATCGAGAAGCCCTTCGGCCACGACCTGGTGAGCGCGCAGGAGCTCAACGCGATCGTCGAGGAGGTCTTCCCCCCGGACGCCATCTTCCGCATCGACCACTACCTCGGCAAGGAGACGGTCCAGAACCTCCTCGCCCTGCGGTTCGCCAACCAGATGTTCGAGCCGGTGTGGAACAGCCACTACGTGGACCACGTGCAGATCACCATGGCCGAGGACATCGGCATCGGTGGCCGCGCGGGCTACTACGACGGCATCGGCGCCGCTCGTGACGTCATCCAGAACCACCTCCTCCAGCTGCTCGCCCTCACCGCGATGGAGGAGCCCACGAGCTTTGCGGCAGGATCCCTGCGCACCGAGAAGGAGAAGGTCCTCGAGGCAGTCCGGGTCCCCGACGACCTCGGCCGCGGCACGGTCCGGGGGCAGTACGCGGCCGGCTGGCAGGGCGGTGACAAGGTCATCGGCTACCTCGACGAGGACGGCGTGGCCGCCGACTCGACGACCGAGACCTACGCGGCCCTGCGCCTGGACATCGAGACCCGTCGCTGGGCGGGTGTCCCCTTCTACCTGCGGACGGGCAAGCGGCTCGGCCGTCGGGTGACGGAGATCGCGGTCGTCTTCAAGAGGGCGCCGCACCTCCCCTTCACCGACACCGAGACCGAGGAGCTGGGGCAGAACGCCGTCGTCATCCGCGTTCAGCCGGACGAAGGGGTGACCATGCGCTTCGGTGCGAAGGTCCCGGGCAACCAGATGGAGGTGCGGGACGTGACGATGGACTTCGGCTACGGGCGCGCCTTCACCGAGTCCAGTCCCGAGGCCTACGAGCGCCTCATCCTCGACGTGCTGCTGGGTGACCCGCCGCTCTTCCCCCGCCACGAGGAGGTCGAGCTGTCCTGGAAGATCCTCGACCCGATCGAGCGCTACTGGAGCAAGCAGAAGGGCCCCGTCGAGCAGTACGGTGCCGGCACGTGGGGTCCGCCCTCGGCCGACGCGATGATGCAGCGTGACGGACGTACCTGGAGGATGCCGTGA
- a CDS encoding glucose-6-phosphate isomerase yields the protein MTSLTVTAAGAAADAVTGHVPSLVTDAVASRIFARDATLWGPDAQEEAGKRLSWVGLPRSSRHLVGEVAALREELREQGVDRVVLCGMGGSSLAPEVICATAGVPLVVLDSSHPDQVRAAAVDLGRTVVVVSSKSGSTVETDSQRRIFEQAFSDAGIDPAQRIVVVTDPGSPLEQDARSKGQRVVNADPDVGGRYSALTAFGLVPSGLAGVDIEVLLDDAESVADLLAEDDEANPALRLGAAMGGTDPLRDKIYLVDHGTTARGLGDWAEQLIAESTGKQGKGLLPVVLRSPGHSAPPADATIVRLVPDDGDESAPGAASTVDVGGSLGAQFLLWETATSVAGRLLGINPFDQPDVESAKQAARDLMSGDGAAATSTDASDGAVTIAHHGGDWLGGATTLDGAVEALLGQLDPEHGYVAVMAYLDREADTPFAEVADALAERVQRPVTFGWGPRFLHSTGQYHKGGPATGVYIQVTDVPQQDLPVPGRDFTLGEFIDAQSGGDARVLADQGRPVLVLHLTDHDAGLAQVTDALRGTRG from the coding sequence GTGACCAGCCTGACGGTCACGGCTGCAGGAGCCGCCGCCGACGCCGTCACCGGGCACGTGCCGTCGCTCGTCACCGACGCCGTCGCGAGCCGGATCTTCGCGCGGGACGCCACCCTGTGGGGTCCCGACGCGCAGGAGGAGGCCGGCAAGCGCCTGTCGTGGGTCGGACTGCCGCGCTCCTCCCGCCACCTCGTCGGCGAGGTCGCGGCCCTGCGCGAGGAGCTGCGTGAGCAGGGGGTCGATCGCGTCGTGCTGTGCGGCATGGGTGGGTCCTCGCTCGCCCCCGAGGTCATCTGCGCCACCGCCGGCGTCCCCCTCGTCGTCCTCGACTCGAGCCACCCCGACCAGGTGCGCGCGGCCGCCGTCGACCTGGGACGCACCGTCGTCGTCGTCTCGAGCAAGTCGGGCTCCACCGTCGAGACCGACAGCCAGCGCAGGATCTTCGAGCAGGCCTTCAGCGACGCGGGGATCGACCCCGCGCAGCGGATCGTCGTGGTCACCGACCCCGGCAGCCCGCTCGAGCAGGACGCCCGGTCCAAGGGCCAGCGGGTCGTCAACGCCGACCCCGACGTGGGCGGTCGCTACTCGGCCCTCACCGCCTTCGGCCTCGTCCCCTCCGGTCTGGCCGGCGTCGACATCGAGGTCCTGCTCGACGACGCCGAGTCGGTCGCCGACCTGCTCGCCGAGGACGACGAGGCCAACCCGGCGCTGCGTCTGGGAGCAGCCATGGGCGGGACCGATCCCCTCCGCGACAAGATCTACCTGGTCGACCACGGGACCACGGCCCGCGGCCTGGGCGACTGGGCGGAGCAGCTCATCGCCGAGTCCACGGGCAAGCAGGGCAAGGGACTGCTGCCCGTCGTCCTGCGCTCCCCCGGTCACAGCGCGCCCCCCGCGGACGCGACGATCGTGCGGCTCGTGCCCGACGACGGCGACGAGTCGGCCCCCGGGGCGGCCTCGACCGTCGATGTCGGAGGTTCCCTCGGTGCGCAGTTCCTCCTGTGGGAGACGGCGACCTCGGTTGCCGGCCGGCTCCTGGGCATCAACCCCTTCGACCAGCCCGACGTCGAGAGCGCCAAGCAGGCCGCTCGTGACCTGATGTCCGGTGACGGCGCGGCCGCGACCAGCACCGACGCCAGCGACGGTGCGGTGACGATCGCCCACCACGGTGGCGACTGGCTGGGTGGCGCGACGACGCTCGACGGCGCCGTCGAGGCACTCCTGGGCCAGCTCGACCCCGAGCACGGCTACGTGGCCGTCATGGCCTACCTCGACCGGGAGGCGGACACCCCCTTCGCCGAGGTGGCGGACGCGCTCGCAGAGCGGGTGCAGCGCCCGGTCACCTTCGGCTGGGGTCCTCGCTTCCTGCACTCGACGGGGCAGTACCACAAGGGTGGTCCGGCGACGGGCGTGTACATCCAGGTCACCGACGTGCCGCAGCAGGACCTGCCGGTCCCCGGGCGCGACTTCACCCTCGGCGAGTTCATCGACGCGCAGTCCGGCGGCGATGCCCGGGTGCTTGCCGACCAGGGCCGACCGGTCCTGGTCCTGCACCTCACCGACCACGACGCCGGGCTCGCCCAGGTCACCGACGCGCTGCGCGGGACCCGCGGATGA